The following coding sequences lie in one Salmo salar chromosome ssa13, Ssal_v3.1, whole genome shotgun sequence genomic window:
- the LOC106584501 gene encoding Meckel syndrome type 1 protein has product MALERTRGRRNRRIFTYTDSDCYTNWEGDSQSMVTQVKSNPTFLAHRMANVRHRRQDRQPVDSTFPKSRLITWEPSEDFVKTSHVVNTPVQTMRIMGDLGPPGKLGQKEKECLLCTIRADGNGVITIKPDFNSCFISKGKPGKELKKHTKESRQTPERGPRRLGRRIRGQRGMFRTHSVWRMTSQPKRPKSSCEKASVWKHLGKCKVVKKVPGKEDCLLWVRAISQKQNMERHKNLVHNTMQTEKALRSQ; this is encoded by the exons ATGGCTCTGGAGCGGACCAGGGGCAGACGGAACCGCAGGATTTTCACCTACACCGATTCTGACTGCTACACCAATTGGGAAGGG GATTCCCAGAGTATGGTGACGCAGGTCAAGTCCAACCCTACCTTCCTGGCACATAGGATGGCCAATGTCAGACACAGACGACAGGACAGACAGCCAGT TGACAGCACCTTCCCCAAGTCCAGGCTGATTACCTGGGAGCCCTCGGAGGACTTTGTGAAGACCAGCCACGTGGTCAACACACCTGTACAGACCATGCGCATCATGGGTGACCTGGGACCACCGGGCAA ACTTGGCCAAAAGGAGAAGGAATGCTTGTTGTGCACGATAAGAGCAGATGGAAATGGAGTGATTACCATCAAACCAGACTTCAACAGTTGTTTCATCAGCAAAG gcaagcctgggaaagaactgaaaaaacaCACTAAAGAGTCAAGACAGACACCAGAAAGAGGCCCAAGAAGACTTGGACGCAGGATCAGAGGACAGCgagggatgttcagaactcactcG GTTTGGAGAATGACttctcaacccaagaggcccaaGAGCAGCTGTGAGAAAGCATCAGTTTGGAAGCATTTGGGAAAATGTAAAGTGGTGAAGAAGGTTCCCGGCAAAGAGGATTGCCTGTTATGGGTCAGAGCCATCTCTCAAAAACAGAACATGGAAAGACATAAAAACCTGGTGCACAACACAATGCAAACAGAAAAGGCTCTCCGCAGCCAGTAA
- the LOC106595631 gene encoding uncharacterized protein isoform X1 — protein MDRNDERIKRALRRRPYVLKPVRVNTPDSVLWPTGKVHRRPKPSTSVQTPQIHKRPPIIVSYGQDQTSGDGWSINPEPLSQSGRVTRLIERKYDVISSSSSDDFSIYSFTDCESECDDEDHERRTPPLKVEDGKVTKLDVRVMDEDDDLSLHSFDESDFLSPGKDSSPVSVKNGLSPLVTSAHRNLAEALRALPSAVGSPYPVNVPRPLTPLSPVIIAPPRTENFPYRHSPRLAPITSLSESGRKLLQEIAGVAPQVSSVAAAQTEMFKEIMAWKYIQEKQGQHLYTCHKCHDIFSNHREIRPLSPQSHPKDSTNLRAVSLVSLGQSEEVRAPYWSPCNIWSPTQRWKSTPV, from the exons ATGGACCGTAATGATGAGAGAATCAAAAGAGCTTTAAGACGCCGCCCTTATGTG TTGAAACCAGTGAGGGTGAACACCCCTGATTCCGTGTTGTGGCCAACCGGCAAGGTGCACAGAAGGCCAAAGCCT TCTACTTCAGTGCAGACCCCTCAGATCCACAAAAGGCCT CCAATCATTGTGAGCTATGGGCAGGACCAAACATCTGGGGATGGATGGAGCATCAATCCAGAGCCTCTCAGCCAG tctGGAAGGGTGACTCGGCTGATAGAGAGAAAATATGATGTGATCTCATCTTCCAGTTCTGATGACTTTTCCATCTACTCCTTCACTGACTGTGAATCGGAG TGTGATGATGAGGATCATGAAAGGAGGACACCACCGCTGAAAGTTGAGGATGGAAAAGTGACCAAGCTTGACGTGAGGGTTATGGACGAGGATGATgatctgtctctccactccttcgATGAGTCAGACTTCCTG AGCCCAGGGAAGGACTCAAGTCCTGTATCTGTCAAGAATGGTCTCTCTCCTCTTGTGACCTCAGCACACCGGAACCTGGCTGAAGCCCTACGGGCCCTGCCCTCTGCTGTAGGCTCTCCCTACCCAGTAAACGTCCCAAGGCCTCTGACTCCTCTCAGCCCTGTCATTATCGCTCCGCCCCGAACAGAGAACTTCCCATACCGCCACAGCCCTCGCCTGGCTCCCATCACCAGCCTGAGCGAGTCCGGCAGGAAGCTGCTCCAGGAAATTGCTGGAGTGGCCCCACAG GTTTCTTCAGTGGCTGCTGCCCAAACTGAGATGTTCAAAGAAATAATG GCTTGGAAATATatccaggagaagcagggtcaaCACCTCTACACATGTCATAAGTGCCATGACATCTTTAGTAACCACAGAGAGATAAGACCTCTGTCTCCACAGTCTCATCCAAAGGACAGCACCAACCTTAGGGCAGTGTCACTGGTATCCTTGGGCCAAAGTGAAGAGGTGAGGGCCCCTTACTGGTCTCCTTGCAATATCTGGTCTCCCACACAGAGATGGAAATCTACACCTGTTTAG
- the LOC106595631 gene encoding uncharacterized protein isoform X2, with protein sequence MDRNDERIKRALRRRPYVLKPVRVNTPDSVLWPTGKVHRRPKPSTSVQTPQIHKRPPIIVSYGQDQTSGDGWSINPEPLSQSGRVTRLIERKYDVISSSSSDDFSIYSFTDCESECDDEDHERRTPPLKVEDGKVTKLDVRVMDEDDDLSLHSFDESDFLSPGKDSSPVSVKNGLSPLVTSAHRNLAEALRALPSAVGSPYPVNVPRPLTPLSPVIIAPPRTENFPYRHSPRLAPITSLSESGRKLLQEIAGVAPQEGKVNKKNKGKAKKVVKQEKASKMQQMGNVGESKEEDKKEEKKSLGKRLGNISRRSRVNTSTHVISAMTSLVTTER encoded by the exons ATGGACCGTAATGATGAGAGAATCAAAAGAGCTTTAAGACGCCGCCCTTATGTG TTGAAACCAGTGAGGGTGAACACCCCTGATTCCGTGTTGTGGCCAACCGGCAAGGTGCACAGAAGGCCAAAGCCT TCTACTTCAGTGCAGACCCCTCAGATCCACAAAAGGCCT CCAATCATTGTGAGCTATGGGCAGGACCAAACATCTGGGGATGGATGGAGCATCAATCCAGAGCCTCTCAGCCAG tctGGAAGGGTGACTCGGCTGATAGAGAGAAAATATGATGTGATCTCATCTTCCAGTTCTGATGACTTTTCCATCTACTCCTTCACTGACTGTGAATCGGAG TGTGATGATGAGGATCATGAAAGGAGGACACCACCGCTGAAAGTTGAGGATGGAAAAGTGACCAAGCTTGACGTGAGGGTTATGGACGAGGATGATgatctgtctctccactccttcgATGAGTCAGACTTCCTG AGCCCAGGGAAGGACTCAAGTCCTGTATCTGTCAAGAATGGTCTCTCTCCTCTTGTGACCTCAGCACACCGGAACCTGGCTGAAGCCCTACGGGCCCTGCCCTCTGCTGTAGGCTCTCCCTACCCAGTAAACGTCCCAAGGCCTCTGACTCCTCTCAGCCCTGTCATTATCGCTCCGCCCCGAACAGAGAACTTCCCATACCGCCACAGCCCTCGCCTGGCTCCCATCACCAGCCTGAGCGAGTCCGGCAGGAAGCTGCTCCAGGAAATTGCTGGAGTGGCCCCACAG GAAGGGAAGGTCAATAAGAAAAACAAGGGCAAGGCCAAAAAAGTAGTGAAGCAAGAGAAGGCCAGTAAGATGCAACAGATGGGAAATGTTGGAGAAAGTAAGGAGGAGGACAAGAAAGAGGAAAAGAAGAGTCTGGGGAAGAG GCTTGGAAATATatccaggagaagcagggtcaaCACCTCTACACATGTCATAAGTGCCATGACATCTTTAGTAACCACAGAGAGATAA
- the LOC106595631 gene encoding uncharacterized protein isoform X3 translates to MDRNDERIKRALRRRPYVLKPVRVNTPDSVLWPTGKVHRRPKPSTSVQTPQIHKRPPIIVSYGQDQTSGDGWSINPEPLSQSGRVTRLIERKYDVISSSSSDDFSIYSFTDCESECDDEDHERRTPPLKVEDGKVTKLDVRVMDEDDDLSLHSFDESDFLSPGKDSSPVSVKNGLSPLVTSAHRNLAEALRALPSAVGSPYPVNVPRPLTPLSPVIIAPPRTENFPYRHSPRLAPITSLSESGRKLLQEIAGVAPQEGKVNKKNKGKAKKVVKQEKASKMQQMGNVGESKEEDKKEEKKSLGKRFLQWLLPKLRCSKK, encoded by the exons ATGGACCGTAATGATGAGAGAATCAAAAGAGCTTTAAGACGCCGCCCTTATGTG TTGAAACCAGTGAGGGTGAACACCCCTGATTCCGTGTTGTGGCCAACCGGCAAGGTGCACAGAAGGCCAAAGCCT TCTACTTCAGTGCAGACCCCTCAGATCCACAAAAGGCCT CCAATCATTGTGAGCTATGGGCAGGACCAAACATCTGGGGATGGATGGAGCATCAATCCAGAGCCTCTCAGCCAG tctGGAAGGGTGACTCGGCTGATAGAGAGAAAATATGATGTGATCTCATCTTCCAGTTCTGATGACTTTTCCATCTACTCCTTCACTGACTGTGAATCGGAG TGTGATGATGAGGATCATGAAAGGAGGACACCACCGCTGAAAGTTGAGGATGGAAAAGTGACCAAGCTTGACGTGAGGGTTATGGACGAGGATGATgatctgtctctccactccttcgATGAGTCAGACTTCCTG AGCCCAGGGAAGGACTCAAGTCCTGTATCTGTCAAGAATGGTCTCTCTCCTCTTGTGACCTCAGCACACCGGAACCTGGCTGAAGCCCTACGGGCCCTGCCCTCTGCTGTAGGCTCTCCCTACCCAGTAAACGTCCCAAGGCCTCTGACTCCTCTCAGCCCTGTCATTATCGCTCCGCCCCGAACAGAGAACTTCCCATACCGCCACAGCCCTCGCCTGGCTCCCATCACCAGCCTGAGCGAGTCCGGCAGGAAGCTGCTCCAGGAAATTGCTGGAGTGGCCCCACAG GAAGGGAAGGTCAATAAGAAAAACAAGGGCAAGGCCAAAAAAGTAGTGAAGCAAGAGAAGGCCAGTAAGATGCAACAGATGGGAAATGTTGGAGAAAGTAAGGAGGAGGACAAGAAAGAGGAAAAGAAGAGTCTGGGGAAGAG GTTTCTTCAGTGGCTGCTGCCCAAACTGAGATGTTCAAAGAAATAA
- the LOC106595631 gene encoding uncharacterized protein isoform X4, translated as MDRNDERIKRALRRRPYVLKPVRVNTPDSVLWPTGKVHRRPKPSTSVQTPQIHKRPPIIVSYGQDQTSGDGWSINPEPLSQSGRVTRLIERKYDVISSSSSDDFSIYSFTDCESECDDEDHERRTPPLKVEDGKVTKLDVRVMDEDDDLSLHSFDESDFLSPGKDSSPVSVKNGLSPLVTSAHRNLAEALRALPSAVGSPYPVNVPRPLTPLSPVIIAPPRTENFPYRHSPRLAPITSLSESGRKLLQEIAGVAPQVRGNTRREYWPKGRSIRKTRARPKK; from the exons ATGGACCGTAATGATGAGAGAATCAAAAGAGCTTTAAGACGCCGCCCTTATGTG TTGAAACCAGTGAGGGTGAACACCCCTGATTCCGTGTTGTGGCCAACCGGCAAGGTGCACAGAAGGCCAAAGCCT TCTACTTCAGTGCAGACCCCTCAGATCCACAAAAGGCCT CCAATCATTGTGAGCTATGGGCAGGACCAAACATCTGGGGATGGATGGAGCATCAATCCAGAGCCTCTCAGCCAG tctGGAAGGGTGACTCGGCTGATAGAGAGAAAATATGATGTGATCTCATCTTCCAGTTCTGATGACTTTTCCATCTACTCCTTCACTGACTGTGAATCGGAG TGTGATGATGAGGATCATGAAAGGAGGACACCACCGCTGAAAGTTGAGGATGGAAAAGTGACCAAGCTTGACGTGAGGGTTATGGACGAGGATGATgatctgtctctccactccttcgATGAGTCAGACTTCCTG AGCCCAGGGAAGGACTCAAGTCCTGTATCTGTCAAGAATGGTCTCTCTCCTCTTGTGACCTCAGCACACCGGAACCTGGCTGAAGCCCTACGGGCCCTGCCCTCTGCTGTAGGCTCTCCCTACCCAGTAAACGTCCCAAGGCCTCTGACTCCTCTCAGCCCTGTCATTATCGCTCCGCCCCGAACAGAGAACTTCCCATACCGCCACAGCCCTCGCCTGGCTCCCATCACCAGCCTGAGCGAGTCCGGCAGGAAGCTGCTCCAGGAAATTGCTGGAGTGGCCCCACAGGTGAGAGGAAATACAAGAAGGGAATATTGGCC GAAGGGAAGGTCAATAAGAAAAACAAGGGCAAGGCCAAAAAAGTAG